From Acidicapsa acidisoli, the proteins below share one genomic window:
- a CDS encoding MFS transporter yields the protein MALDQKTSLETRVVRKISRRILPFVMLLYFVSFLDRVNVGFAAFSMNKAIGLTSAMFGFGGGIFFVSYFLFEVPSNLILYRVGARRWIARVMVSWGLVSATSAFATGPHSFYALRFLLGVAEAGFFPGIILYLSLWFPARHRAVAAAAFMAAAPLSTAIGSPISGALMQLPAFAGLNNWQWLYILEALPAILLGFVVLYFLTDSPEQARWLAPEERAWLVDTLQAERTGSDTHAAHTTGIWKTLSDPRILALSLVYLGTSAGLYTLGLWSPLILRQFGFSPLATGWLNSAPSFVAIAVMIAWARHSDRTLERTWHVVIPCVVACLGFVWAGTTHTAVGVILALMLVNIGISAAKAPLWAMPSAFLTGAEAAAGIALINSIGNLGGFAGPFLIGWLKDKSGSYAGGLYAVGAMLAVSAAVMLALSHQLRHRKS from the coding sequence ATGGCTCTCGATCAGAAAACCAGCCTTGAAACCCGTGTTGTCCGCAAGATAAGCCGACGCATCCTTCCGTTCGTGATGCTGCTGTACTTCGTCAGCTTTCTCGACCGCGTCAACGTCGGATTCGCCGCCTTCAGCATGAACAAGGCCATCGGCCTGACCTCGGCCATGTTCGGCTTTGGCGGCGGCATCTTCTTCGTGAGCTATTTCCTCTTCGAAGTGCCGTCCAATCTCATCCTCTATCGCGTCGGCGCAAGACGGTGGATCGCCCGCGTCATGGTCTCGTGGGGTCTTGTTTCCGCAACATCAGCCTTTGCAACCGGGCCACATAGCTTTTACGCCTTGCGCTTCCTGCTCGGTGTAGCCGAAGCCGGATTCTTCCCCGGCATCATCCTCTACCTGAGCCTCTGGTTTCCAGCCCGTCACCGAGCCGTGGCCGCCGCCGCATTCATGGCCGCTGCGCCGTTATCTACCGCCATCGGCTCGCCCATCTCCGGAGCGCTCATGCAGCTTCCGGCCTTCGCCGGTCTCAACAACTGGCAGTGGCTCTACATTCTCGAAGCGCTGCCCGCAATCCTTCTGGGCTTTGTCGTCCTCTACTTCCTGACCGACAGCCCGGAACAAGCACGCTGGCTCGCACCCGAGGAACGGGCCTGGCTCGTCGATACCCTGCAAGCCGAGCGCACCGGCAGCGATACCCATGCAGCGCACACCACAGGAATCTGGAAGACCCTGTCCGATCCCCGCATCCTTGCGCTTTCCCTCGTTTACCTCGGCACATCCGCCGGACTCTACACCCTCGGCCTCTGGTCGCCTCTCATCCTCCGCCAATTCGGCTTTTCCCCGCTCGCCACCGGCTGGCTCAACTCTGCACCCAGCTTCGTCGCCATCGCGGTCATGATAGCCTGGGCGCGTCACTCCGACCGGACGCTTGAGCGCACCTGGCATGTCGTGATCCCCTGCGTCGTAGCATGTCTTGGATTTGTATGGGCCGGAACTACGCACACCGCTGTCGGGGTGATCCTCGCGCTCATGCTGGTCAACATCGGCATCAGCGCAGCCAAAGCCCCGCTCTGGGCCATGCCCAGCGCCTTTCTCACCGGAGCGGAGGCAGCCGCAGGCATCGCCCTGATCAACTCCATCGGAAACCTCGGCGGTTTCGCCGGTCCATTCCTCATCGGCTGGCTCAAAGACAAATCGGGTAGCTACGCCGGCGGCCTCTATGCCGTCGGAGCCATGCTCGCCGTCTCCGCCGCAGTCATGCTCGCCCTCAGCCATCAACTGCGCCACCGCAAATCCTGA
- the xylB gene encoding xylulokinase: MWFLGMDVGTSGTRAVLIDEQGRVVSSASEEHAPFRTPHPGWAEQDPEDWWRAALIAIRAAIAAAPEPKQQIYGVGLTGQMHGAVLLDKDGIVLRPSLIWCDTRTQPQCDWLTAEIGYDRLIELTCNPALPNFTLTKLLWVKEHEPEIFARTAHILCPKDYVRFRLTGAYAIDVQEASGTLLLDVTNRRWSSEVASAAGIPESWLPELFESPEVCANISPDAAELTGITAGIPVVAGAGDQGAGAVGMGILQPGSVSATIGTSGVVFAATASPIKDPKGRLHTFCHAVPGRWHVMGVTQSAGLSFRWLKETFFSGQDYDKLTAGAAAVAPGSDGLEWAPYLLGERTPHLDPEVRAAFTGISTTHNASHFVRSVLEGVAYSLQDTFSLFAQLGIPVSGIRLGGGGARGPLWRQIQAGVYGHAVEVLTAEEGGAFGAALMAGVGAGAWSDLDAACAQAITVAERIAPDPAWQAAYAAGYNHWRKLYPALATLR, encoded by the coding sequence ATGTGGTTTCTGGGTATGGATGTGGGAACAAGCGGCACACGAGCAGTGCTGATCGATGAACAGGGGCGCGTCGTCAGCTCCGCTTCCGAAGAACACGCACCCTTCCGCACACCACACCCCGGCTGGGCCGAGCAGGACCCCGAAGACTGGTGGCGTGCCGCGCTCATCGCCATCCGCGCCGCAATTGCCGCCGCCCCTGAGCCAAAGCAGCAAATCTACGGCGTCGGCCTCACCGGCCAGATGCACGGAGCCGTCCTGCTCGATAAAGACGGCATCGTCCTGCGCCCATCGCTGATCTGGTGCGATACCCGCACCCAGCCCCAGTGCGACTGGCTCACCGCCGAAATCGGCTACGACCGCCTCATCGAACTGACGTGCAATCCGGCCCTGCCCAACTTCACCCTGACCAAGCTCCTCTGGGTCAAAGAGCACGAGCCCGAGATCTTCGCGCGCACCGCGCACATCCTCTGCCCCAAGGACTACGTCCGCTTCCGCCTTACCGGCGCTTACGCCATCGACGTCCAGGAAGCCAGCGGAACGTTGCTGCTTGACGTCACGAACCGCCGCTGGTCCTCCGAAGTCGCCTCCGCCGCCGGAATCCCCGAAAGCTGGCTCCCCGAACTCTTCGAATCGCCCGAAGTGTGCGCAAATATCTCGCCCGATGCCGCCGAACTGACAGGCATAACAGCCGGAATCCCCGTTGTCGCGGGAGCAGGCGATCAGGGGGCAGGCGCAGTCGGAATGGGCATCCTCCAACCCGGTTCCGTCTCCGCCACCATCGGAACCTCAGGCGTCGTCTTCGCGGCCACCGCCAGCCCGATCAAAGATCCAAAAGGCCGCCTGCACACCTTCTGTCACGCCGTCCCCGGCCGCTGGCACGTCATGGGTGTCACCCAATCCGCGGGACTCAGCTTCCGCTGGCTCAAAGAGACCTTTTTCTCCGGCCAGGACTACGACAAGCTCACAGCCGGAGCCGCCGCAGTCGCGCCAGGTAGCGACGGCCTCGAATGGGCTCCCTACCTGCTCGGCGAGCGCACACCGCATCTCGACCCCGAGGTCCGCGCCGCCTTCACAGGCATTTCAACCACGCACAACGCCTCGCACTTCGTCCGCTCCGTCCTCGAAGGTGTTGCGTATTCGTTGCAGGATACCTTTTCGCTCTTTGCCCAATTGGGCATCCCGGTAAGCGGCATCCGGCTAGGAGGCGGCGGCGCACGAGGCCCGCTCTGGCGGCAGATTCAGGCTGGCGTCTACGGCCACGCCGTCGAAGTACTAACTGCCGAAGAAGGCGGAGCCTTCGGCGCAGCCCTGATGGCCGGGGTCGGAGCCGGTGCCTGGTCCGATCTTGACGCAGCCTGCGCTCAGGCCATCACCGTAGCCGAGCGCATCGCGCCCGACCCAGCGTGGCAAGCGGCCTACGCTGCCGGATACAACCACTGGCGAAAACTCTATCCGGCTCTGGCAACGTTGAGATAG
- the phoU gene encoding phosphate signaling complex protein PhoU — MPRIHFQLQLAELKDKILAMAALAQQAVEASVDAYLNRDAGLCQYVRENETAINTAQRALDEMAYELLAKEQPMAIDLRFILAVIKINGDLERIGDQSMSIAVRTRDVLDLPDVNLPVDLFAMGEYASRMIRTALQALLDGDAQVADTVRLMDDEIDRMNHQAQADLLARIQRNPEETHQALNALLIARNLERIADHATNIATDVIFWIRGADVRHELSLATD, encoded by the coding sequence GTGCCGCGAATTCACTTTCAACTACAACTCGCCGAACTGAAGGATAAAATTCTGGCGATGGCGGCGCTTGCGCAGCAGGCCGTGGAGGCCTCGGTGGACGCTTATCTGAATCGCGACGCGGGGCTGTGCCAGTATGTGCGAGAAAATGAGACGGCGATCAACACCGCGCAGCGTGCTCTGGACGAGATGGCTTACGAACTGCTCGCAAAGGAGCAGCCGATGGCCATCGATCTGCGCTTCATCCTGGCGGTGATCAAGATCAACGGCGATCTGGAGCGCATTGGCGACCAGTCCATGAGCATTGCGGTGCGCACCCGCGATGTGCTGGACCTACCGGACGTAAATCTGCCGGTGGACCTGTTTGCCATGGGCGAGTATGCCAGCCGCATGATCCGGACGGCTCTGCAGGCGCTGCTGGATGGCGACGCGCAGGTTGCCGACACGGTGCGTCTGATGGACGACGAGATTGACCGCATGAATCACCAGGCGCAGGCGGATCTGCTGGCTCGCATCCAGCGCAATCCGGAGGAGACACATCAGGCGTTGAATGCCCTGCTGATTGCGCGCAACCTGGAGCGGATCGCCGACCACGCGACGAACATCGCGACGGATGTAATCTTCTGGATTCGTGGCGCGGATGTGCGCCATGAGCTGAGCCTGGCTACGGATTAA
- a CDS encoding flavin reductase family protein has protein sequence MSVPSNPSLHPSSNTHARTLTINPADHSVLEVYKLMTGLIVPRPVALVSTVDSDGVPNVAPFSFFCGVGSNPPTVLFCPSLRAIGNRPDDRKDTLRNVEQTGEFVINIVSDTIAAAANATSAEVGPEVDEFQLAGLTAIPSEVVRPPRVAESPAQMECKLLQVVITNHAPGGGVIVLGQIVRFHVNADLEQNFRIDPAKLDAVGRMAGNTWVHTRERFELERPK, from the coding sequence ATGTCCGTGCCCTCCAACCCGTCCTTGCATCCATCCTCCAACACGCACGCCAGAACGCTCACCATCAATCCCGCAGACCACTCAGTCCTTGAAGTCTACAAGCTCATGACCGGGCTCATCGTTCCGCGCCCGGTCGCCCTCGTCTCCACCGTCGACAGCGACGGCGTTCCCAACGTCGCTCCCTTCAGCTTTTTCTGCGGAGTCGGCTCCAATCCCCCCACCGTCCTTTTCTGCCCATCCCTGCGCGCCATCGGAAACCGTCCCGACGACAGAAAAGACACCCTGCGCAACGTCGAACAAACCGGCGAATTCGTTATCAACATCGTCTCCGATACTATCGCCGCCGCCGCAAATGCTACCTCCGCCGAAGTTGGCCCCGAAGTAGATGAATTTCAGCTCGCCGGCCTGACCGCCATCCCCAGCGAAGTCGTCCGTCCGCCCAGGGTCGCCGAATCGCCGGCCCAGATGGAGTGCAAACTGCTGCAGGTCGTTATTACCAATCATGCGCCTGGCGGCGGCGTCATCGTCCTCGGCCAGATCGTTCGATTCCACGTTAACGCCGATCTCGAACAGAACTTCCGCATCGATCCCGCCAAATTAGACGCCGTCGGCCGCATGGCTGGCAACACCTGGGTCCACACCCGCGAACGCTTCGAACTGGAGCGGCCCAAGTAG
- a CDS encoding tartrate dehydrogenase has product MKTYRIATIPGDGIGKEVIPAGRQLLEVLAASDNSFTFEFEDFDWGGDYYRQHGKMMPDNGLDALRSKDAILFGSAGDPHIPDHITLWGLRLKICQGLDQYANVRPTRILPGIDGPLKRCRPEDLNWVIVRENTEGEYSGVGGRMHQGHPIEVATDLSLMTRAGVERIHRFAFRLAQSRPRKLLTVITKSNAQRHAMVMWDEIAAEVAKDFPDVTWDKELVDAATARMVNRPASLDTIVATNLHADILSDLAAALAGSLGIAPTGNINPERIYPSMFEPIHGSAFDIMGKGLANPIGTFWSVVMLLEHLGESAAAKLVMRAIEDVTANPSLHTRDLGGTATTTQVTEAVCTQITAASRSHLATA; this is encoded by the coding sequence ATGAAAACATATCGCATCGCCACCATTCCCGGCGATGGCATCGGTAAAGAAGTGATCCCGGCTGGCCGCCAGCTTCTGGAAGTGCTCGCTGCGTCTGATAACTCCTTTACCTTTGAATTCGAAGACTTTGACTGGGGCGGAGATTATTACCGCCAGCATGGCAAGATGATGCCCGACAACGGCCTCGACGCACTCCGCAGCAAGGACGCAATCCTCTTCGGCTCCGCCGGCGATCCACACATCCCCGACCACATCACGCTGTGGGGACTGCGTCTCAAAATCTGCCAGGGCCTCGATCAGTACGCTAACGTGCGCCCCACGCGCATTCTTCCCGGCATCGATGGGCCCCTCAAGCGCTGCCGGCCCGAAGACCTCAACTGGGTCATCGTGCGCGAAAACACCGAAGGCGAATACTCCGGCGTCGGCGGCCGCATGCATCAGGGTCACCCCATCGAAGTCGCAACCGACCTGTCCCTGATGACCCGCGCTGGCGTGGAGCGCATCCATCGCTTCGCCTTCCGCCTCGCCCAATCCCGCCCGCGCAAGCTGCTTACCGTCATCACCAAGAGCAATGCCCAGCGCCACGCCATGGTCATGTGGGACGAAATCGCCGCCGAAGTCGCCAAGGACTTCCCCGACGTCACCTGGGACAAGGAGTTAGTCGACGCCGCCACAGCCCGCATGGTCAACCGTCCGGCCTCGCTCGACACCATCGTCGCCACCAATCTCCACGCCGACATCCTCAGCGATCTCGCCGCTGCGTTAGCAGGGAGTCTGGGCATCGCGCCGACCGGCAATATCAATCCCGAGCGCATCTACCCCTCCATGTTCGAACCCATCCACGGTTCAGCCTTCGACATTATGGGCAAAGGCCTGGCCAATCCCATCGGCACCTTCTGGTCCGTAGTCATGCTCCTCGAGCACCTCGGCGAATCCGCTGCCGCAAAGCTCGTCATGCGAGCCATCGAAGACGTCACGGCCAATCCATCGCTGCACACCCGCGACCTCGGCGGAACAGCCACAACAACGCAGGTCACCGAGGCAGTTTGCACTCAAATCACCGCGGCCTCCAGGAGTCATCTCGCTACAGCCTGA